A portion of the Granulosicoccus antarcticus IMCC3135 genome contains these proteins:
- a CDS encoding TRAP transporter substrate-binding protein: MKLFSKLAVAAFSATLIATPAAAKNFKVAVGDSGGSSQEATGQGFVKALEELSDGKHTATLFLNGQLGSEQDTVNEAAIGTLDMSILAINNITPFSPSVGVFTLPYVILSLEDAEKLTQGPIGAELTENTIEDAGVRIVAWTYTGFRVLTNSKKPVKSVADLQGLVIRVPKNEIMIETYKSWGISPTPMAWSETFAGLQTKVVDGQDNPYTTINAMKFYEVQKYVTNLRYIFSIEPLIISEQVFQELSAEDQDIILKAGEAATEASATFLREKEAEIKNILIEEGMEISDPENDEAEFIELATKAVWPNFYESIGGIEKLNAVLAEIGRDPVAE; the protein is encoded by the coding sequence ATGAAGTTATTTTCGAAACTGGCTGTAGCTGCCTTCAGCGCAACGCTGATTGCAACTCCTGCCGCCGCCAAGAATTTCAAGGTTGCCGTTGGCGATAGTGGTGGCAGTAGTCAGGAGGCGACCGGCCAGGGTTTTGTCAAGGCACTGGAAGAATTGTCTGACGGCAAACACACCGCCACCTTGTTTCTCAATGGTCAGCTGGGTTCAGAGCAAGATACGGTGAACGAGGCGGCAATCGGCACGCTGGACATGTCAATACTGGCGATCAACAACATCACGCCTTTCTCTCCAAGCGTGGGTGTCTTCACCCTGCCATACGTCATCCTCAGTCTTGAAGATGCCGAGAAGCTGACTCAAGGACCTATCGGTGCTGAGCTGACTGAAAACACGATTGAAGATGCAGGCGTTCGAATCGTTGCCTGGACCTACACCGGTTTTCGGGTATTGACCAACTCCAAGAAGCCGGTTAAATCAGTAGCTGATCTGCAGGGACTGGTCATTCGAGTTCCCAAGAACGAGATCATGATCGAGACTTACAAGTCGTGGGGCATCAGCCCGACCCCGATGGCCTGGTCTGAGACATTTGCAGGACTTCAGACGAAAGTTGTGGATGGTCAGGACAACCCGTACACCACCATCAATGCCATGAAGTTCTATGAAGTTCAGAAATATGTAACCAACCTGCGCTACATCTTTTCCATTGAACCACTGATCATTTCCGAGCAGGTCTTCCAGGAGCTTTCCGCTGAAGATCAGGACATCATTCTCAAGGCAGGCGAAGCTGCAACAGAGGCTTCTGCTACGTTCCTGCGTGAGAAAGAAGCTGAAATCAAGAATATCCTGATCGAAGAGGGTATGGAGATCAGTGACCCTGAGAATGATGAAGCTGAATTCATCGAATTGGCGACCAAGGCTGTTTGGCCTAATTTCTATGAAAGCATTGGTGGTATCGAAAAGCTGAATGCTGTTCTTGCAGAAATCGGCCGCGACCCTGTTGCTGAATAA
- a CDS encoding nuclear transport factor 2 family protein — MSNEITAEDLAATFDAFNAHDIDGVMKCFAEDCVFYTVGGPEVYGNKVEGSTAIAAAFSGVFAAMSDAHWDHHSHFVHGNRAVSEWTFSGTSADGSRVEAQGADLFTLRDGKIIVKQALRKDRPVQKA; from the coding sequence ATGTCCAATGAAATCACTGCAGAAGATCTGGCGGCCACTTTTGATGCATTCAATGCTCACGACATCGATGGTGTCATGAAGTGTTTTGCTGAAGACTGCGTCTTTTATACCGTTGGTGGCCCAGAAGTCTATGGCAACAAGGTCGAAGGCAGCACGGCTATCGCCGCAGCATTCAGCGGTGTTTTTGCCGCCATGAGCGATGCACACTGGGATCATCACAGCCATTTCGTGCACGGCAATCGTGCAGTATCCGAATGGACTTTTTCAGGCACCAGTGCTGACGGTTCACGCGTTGAAGCCCAGGGAGCAGATCTGTTCACCCTTCGAGACGGAAAAATTATCGTCAAGCAGGCATTGCGCAAAGATCGCCCTGTTCAGAAAGCCTGA
- a CDS encoding AraC family transcriptional regulator → MTNFPTSKPITPELEHVDVDARSVLAFQHGFPSPLVRWHRHEDYEIHVIVAGAGKMFVGDHVSSFSPFQLVLLGPQQPHNWISETATDEVVELRDFVVQFRRELVPSMALSVSELSALLPLLERAQYGIEFSGPICRDAATWSEKMIASDNISRIAMLLDFLGKLTRETNYRLLSATPPDASQSEETQDKISKITGYIAEHHARDLRLAEVSAISQMSESTFSRFFTKATGCNFSRYLNRLRIAHACELLSKSDEPVTSICHDVGYNNVANFNRHFKDYKSMTPREYRKQVKTR, encoded by the coding sequence ATGACGAATTTCCCGACCAGCAAGCCCATCACACCAGAACTCGAACATGTCGATGTCGACGCACGTTCAGTACTGGCTTTCCAGCATGGCTTTCCCAGCCCACTGGTGCGATGGCATCGCCACGAAGACTATGAAATTCATGTCATTGTCGCAGGCGCAGGCAAGATGTTTGTCGGCGATCACGTCAGCTCATTCTCGCCCTTTCAACTGGTCCTGCTCGGACCGCAGCAACCTCATAACTGGATCAGCGAAACCGCCACTGACGAGGTTGTTGAATTGCGTGATTTTGTCGTGCAATTCCGGCGTGAGCTGGTGCCCTCCATGGCTCTCAGTGTCAGCGAACTGAGTGCCCTGCTGCCATTACTGGAACGCGCCCAGTATGGAATCGAGTTTTCCGGCCCCATTTGCCGTGATGCTGCCACCTGGTCAGAGAAAATGATCGCGAGTGACAACATCAGCAGAATCGCCATGCTGCTGGATTTTCTCGGCAAGCTCACCCGTGAAACTAACTACCGACTGTTATCAGCCACACCACCCGATGCCAGTCAAAGTGAAGAGACCCAGGACAAGATCAGCAAAATTACCGGTTATATTGCCGAACATCACGCTCGCGATCTGCGCCTGGCCGAAGTCTCTGCCATCAGCCAGATGAGCGAGAGCACATTTTCGCGTTTCTTCACCAAAGCCACGGGCTGCAATTTCAGCCGTTATCTCAACCGTCTGCGTATAGCCCATGCCTGTGAGCTATTGAGCAAGAGCGATGAGCCTGTTACCAGCATCTGCCACGACGTCGGCTACAATAATGTGGCTAACTTCAATCGTCACTTCAAAGACTATAAATCGATGACTCCTCGCGAGTATCGAAAACAGGTCAAAACTCGCTAA
- a CDS encoding pyridoxamine 5'-phosphate oxidase family protein, translating to MNKPTTDSSQDSPFHAGELQIQARTGSLESVAAFARQAIRNFMPDQHRAFFQQLPFLVVGSVDQNGSPWASIVPGKPGFIQSDTPTTLEIAASPLFGDPLSENLLPGKPLGLLGIDITTRRRNRVNVTVASKSTEGFSAQVDQSFGNCPQYIQKRSVDFVRDAGKSGSNDQMTRLQSLDTAARDLITAADTFFVASYAIPRDQPTTEGVDVSHRGGQPGFVKVEGDTLTIPDYPGNYLFNTLGNFTVNPKAGLIFTDFNTGDVLQLTGSVEILWEHDPVVQAFQGAERAWRFKLDHAIRISNALPFRSILEEFSANTLLTGSWQQAEMALAAEAQRDAWRPFAVTRIQDESEVIRSFYLEPTDGHGLPSFEAGQHLTLRAQIQTSSAAVIRNYTVSSAPGESYYRISVKREPDGVMSNHLHQSLKTGDIIEIRAPRGDFFLDPAEHRPAVLLAAGVGITPMMAMAQHVANQGVLTRHTRELTILHASQSIEQRAFADQLSQLELYSGGKLRYLSYISGSDGRINTEVLKSRLALDDYDFMLCGPAAFIQAMYDSLQELGVSDSRIYAEAFGPSSLTRRPEPGVIIEQQLDEADDALVHFTVSDVEQRWNKGDATLLELAEMHGLTPAYGCRSGSCGSCAATLVSGNVTYRTTPSAQRDPDQVLICCAVPAKDSATLKIAL from the coding sequence ATGAACAAGCCCACTACAGACTCGTCGCAAGACTCGCCGTTTCACGCCGGAGAATTGCAGATCCAGGCACGCACTGGCAGCCTCGAGTCTGTAGCGGCCTTTGCACGCCAGGCCATTCGCAATTTCATGCCTGATCAGCATCGGGCATTTTTTCAGCAGCTGCCTTTTCTGGTTGTCGGTAGCGTCGATCAGAACGGCAGCCCCTGGGCCTCCATCGTGCCCGGCAAGCCAGGATTCATCCAATCGGACACACCGACCACACTTGAGATTGCAGCAAGCCCTCTCTTCGGCGATCCTCTGTCAGAGAACCTGCTACCTGGCAAGCCATTGGGCCTGTTGGGCATTGATATAACCACACGTCGGCGTAATCGCGTCAATGTGACTGTCGCCAGCAAATCTACAGAGGGTTTTAGCGCACAGGTTGATCAATCCTTCGGCAATTGCCCCCAGTACATACAAAAACGTTCTGTAGATTTCGTTCGCGATGCAGGCAAATCGGGTTCGAATGATCAGATGACCCGATTGCAAAGTCTGGATACTGCCGCCCGAGATCTGATTACAGCTGCCGACACTTTTTTCGTCGCCAGTTACGCCATCCCTCGGGATCAACCAACGACAGAAGGCGTCGATGTCTCGCACCGCGGCGGACAGCCTGGCTTCGTCAAGGTGGAAGGGGACACGCTGACCATCCCCGACTACCCCGGCAACTATCTGTTCAATACACTGGGCAATTTTACGGTAAACCCCAAAGCCGGTCTGATATTCACAGACTTCAATACCGGTGATGTTCTGCAGCTAACAGGCAGTGTTGAGATCTTGTGGGAACACGATCCTGTCGTGCAGGCATTTCAGGGTGCAGAACGGGCCTGGCGCTTCAAGCTGGATCACGCCATACGCATCAGCAATGCTTTGCCGTTCCGCTCAATACTGGAAGAATTCTCGGCCAATACCCTGCTGACCGGAAGCTGGCAACAAGCCGAAATGGCACTGGCCGCCGAAGCCCAGCGCGACGCCTGGCGCCCTTTTGCCGTCACTCGTATACAGGACGAGAGTGAAGTGATTCGATCCTTTTATCTGGAACCTACGGATGGCCACGGCTTGCCCAGCTTCGAGGCCGGACAGCATCTGACGCTTCGCGCACAAATACAGACAAGCTCGGCGGCAGTCATCAGAAATTACACCGTTTCATCAGCCCCGGGTGAATCGTATTACCGCATCTCAGTCAAACGCGAGCCTGATGGTGTCATGTCGAACCACCTGCACCAGAGCCTCAAGACAGGTGACATCATTGAGATCAGGGCACCGCGTGGTGACTTCTTCCTGGACCCCGCTGAGCATCGCCCCGCCGTATTACTCGCGGCAGGCGTCGGCATAACACCCATGATGGCGATGGCACAGCATGTTGCCAATCAGGGTGTACTGACCCGCCACACACGCGAGCTGACCATTCTGCACGCCTCCCAGTCCATCGAACAACGTGCCTTTGCCGATCAATTAAGCCAACTTGAACTTTATAGCGGAGGCAAGCTGCGATACCTGTCATACATCTCGGGGAGTGACGGGCGCATCAACACCGAGGTACTCAAATCCAGACTTGCTCTGGATGACTACGACTTCATGCTGTGCGGACCTGCCGCCTTCATACAAGCCATGTATGACAGTCTGCAGGAGCTGGGGGTGAGTGACTCCCGGATTTACGCAGAAGCCTTTGGCCCATCGAGTCTGACTCGCAGACCTGAGCCCGGTGTCATTATCGAGCAACAGCTTGACGAGGCAGACGATGCCCTCGTGCACTTCACCGTGAGTGATGTTGAACAACGCTGGAACAAAGGCGACGCTACCTTGCTGGAGCTGGCCGAAATGCATGGATTGACCCCCGCTTACGGCTGCCGTAGTGGCAGTTGCGGCAGCTGCGCCGCCACATTGGTCAGCGGCAACGTGACCTACCGTACAACACCCTCCGCGCAACGAGATCCCGATCAGGTCCTGATCTGCTGTGCCGTTCCTGCCAAGGATAGCGCGACGCTGAAAATCGCACTCTAA
- a CDS encoding universal stress protein, which translates to MRTSTSRILFTTDLSKNSTYALHHAVSLAKSTGARLHILHVAEPMSEDARITMRLFFQDEAARETALRTRGEYIKAELDERQTAFWPTVAEENQSVRAQIDSIDVVEGHPAEVILRRSRELDCDLIVLGAHSHGFSQTFLGSVAKRVLRRATIPTLVVPYRPE; encoded by the coding sequence ATGAGGACATCGACTTCCCGAATTCTGTTTACAACGGATTTGTCCAAGAATTCGACCTATGCATTGCACCACGCGGTGAGTCTGGCGAAATCGACAGGGGCCAGGCTGCATATACTGCATGTGGCAGAACCGATGAGTGAGGATGCACGGATAACCATGCGGCTGTTCTTTCAGGACGAAGCTGCTCGTGAGACCGCGCTACGCACCCGCGGTGAATACATCAAAGCCGAGCTGGACGAACGACAGACTGCCTTCTGGCCAACGGTTGCCGAGGAGAATCAATCGGTGCGAGCACAGATAGACTCCATCGATGTGGTTGAAGGGCATCCCGCGGAAGTGATTCTGCGGCGTTCCAGAGAACTTGATTGTGATCTGATTGTTCTGGGGGCTCACAGTCACGGCTTTTCGCAAACATTTCTGGGAAGCGTCGCAAAGAGAGTTTTGCGACGGGCAACCATTCCTACACTGGTGGTGCCATACCGACCTGAGTGA
- a CDS encoding NAD(P)/FAD-dependent oxidoreductase — protein sequence MPDSLRRKHWPKSSYDPRYDPLVDSGPGHNRDYAPTYWIGTAGEPPEDDGPVSGDMDVDVVIIGSGYTGLSCAIHLAKEHGIKATILEANTVAWGCSTRNGGQAQMSSGRLKRSQWIDRWGVDVAKKLHAEISEGFEVFRDLIGSGEFDCEPQEGGHFYIAHKPGVMAKLEKESKLLNDTFGYGSRIMGKEELHERYVKDQEAAGAMWEPDGTCIHAAKLAFGYQQLARKLGATIHTGSPVMGWKTVNGVHHLTTPGGTVRARSVALATAGYTPAGLNNKTKNRLMPILSNSIVTRPLTDEEKEACGFQTCSPLTDTRTLRHYYRYLPDGRVQIGSRSAVTGKDAENPKHLALIKHGLARKFPALEGIDLDYSWWGWVDVSHDMMPRIFQPDPKQTIYYAMGYGGNGVMYSAQAGRRMAQLVAGKSHGLDLPIFTSPLPSHGVLTPFRRLGQRFMYAWYHMQDEML from the coding sequence ATGCCTGATTCACTGCGTCGAAAGCACTGGCCAAAATCCAGTTACGATCCACGATATGACCCGCTAGTCGATTCAGGCCCTGGTCATAACCGGGACTATGCGCCGACGTACTGGATTGGTACTGCCGGAGAACCACCTGAAGATGACGGCCCGGTATCCGGTGACATGGACGTCGATGTCGTCATCATCGGCTCGGGCTATACGGGACTTTCCTGCGCCATCCATCTGGCCAAGGAGCATGGCATCAAGGCAACGATTCTGGAAGCCAATACGGTCGCCTGGGGTTGTTCGACTCGTAACGGCGGTCAGGCACAGATGTCTTCAGGCCGACTCAAACGTTCGCAGTGGATTGATCGCTGGGGTGTCGACGTTGCCAAGAAGTTGCACGCTGAGATCAGCGAAGGTTTTGAGGTCTTTCGCGATCTGATAGGCAGCGGTGAATTTGATTGCGAGCCCCAGGAAGGTGGACATTTCTACATCGCTCACAAGCCAGGCGTCATGGCCAAACTGGAGAAAGAAAGCAAGCTGCTGAACGACACTTTCGGCTACGGCTCTCGCATCATGGGTAAAGAGGAATTGCACGAGCGGTACGTGAAAGACCAGGAAGCCGCCGGCGCGATGTGGGAGCCTGATGGCACCTGCATTCATGCCGCCAAGCTTGCGTTCGGCTACCAGCAGCTGGCACGCAAACTGGGTGCAACTATCCATACGGGTAGTCCTGTCATGGGCTGGAAGACAGTCAATGGCGTCCATCACCTGACAACTCCCGGTGGCACAGTGCGCGCCCGTTCGGTGGCATTGGCAACGGCTGGCTATACACCGGCAGGCTTGAACAATAAAACCAAGAATCGGCTGATGCCCATTCTGTCCAATTCGATCGTGACTCGACCGTTGACTGATGAAGAGAAAGAGGCCTGCGGATTCCAGACCTGCTCACCTTTGACGGATACGCGTACGCTGCGACATTACTATCGTTATCTTCCCGATGGTCGAGTGCAGATCGGCAGCCGCAGCGCCGTGACTGGCAAGGATGCAGAAAATCCGAAACACCTGGCCTTGATCAAACACGGACTGGCGAGAAAATTCCCGGCACTCGAAGGCATAGATCTGGACTATTCATGGTGGGGCTGGGTCGACGTCAGCCACGACATGATGCCAAGAATCTTTCAGCCTGATCCGAAGCAGACTATTTACTACGCCATGGGATACGGCGGCAACGGTGTCATGTATTCGGCACAGGCAGGACGACGCATGGCGCAACTGGTGGCAGGCAAGTCTCACGGGCTCGATCTGCCTATTTTCACCTCTCCGCTTCCCAGCCATGGTGTGCTGACACCTTTCCGCCGACTAGGGCAACGGTTCATGTACGCCTGGTACCATATGCAGGACGAAATGCTGTAG
- a CDS encoding TRAP transporter small permease gives MKRFWHFVDNIESYLCRTLLAIFVCLLFLQVIVRTLFDFSFSWLEELSIYMFVWFVFFGASYAAKMAAHNRVTFQFKFLPDGAIKYIEAFADLFWIAFNVTFIYLSIDFIFNKMNKFQSSQTMGFHLSWVYIVLPIAFSLMTFRILQVNYKKLILKEDVRDPDAIDLDAVKADLDVNRN, from the coding sequence ATGAAACGATTCTGGCATTTTGTAGACAACATCGAAAGTTATCTGTGCCGCACGTTGCTGGCCATATTTGTCTGCCTGCTTTTTCTGCAGGTGATTGTCAGGACGCTATTTGATTTTTCGTTCTCCTGGCTTGAAGAACTATCCATCTACATGTTCGTATGGTTCGTCTTCTTTGGTGCCAGCTATGCGGCCAAGATGGCTGCGCATAATCGCGTCACCTTCCAGTTCAAGTTTCTGCCAGATGGTGCCATCAAATACATTGAGGCGTTTGCAGATTTGTTCTGGATTGCGTTCAATGTCACTTTCATCTATCTGTCGATCGATTTCATCTTCAACAAGATGAACAAATTCCAGTCATCCCAGACCATGGGCTTTCACCTCAGCTGGGTGTATATCGTATTGCCCATCGCCTTCAGTCTCATGACCTTTCGCATACTACAAGTCAATTACAAGAAGCTGATCCTCAAAGAGGATGTGCGTGACCCGGACGCCATAGATCTGGATGCGGTGAAAGCCGATCTTGACGTCAACAGAAACTAA
- a CDS encoding phosphoadenosine phosphosulfate reductase family protein, translating to MASDDTVELNYRHQLAVARHAIQSTLAISCKPIVSTKFSEESAIFLHLVSQVQPGIAVIWVDTGYNTRATQSFASEITERLDINLHTFEPLDHTIIMPPALDDPEHAAFSREVKVEPFQRALKTLRADAWLSSIRRYQSTHRKSQPMFQTLSDGMLKTSPLLDWTAETMTRYRLENQLPLGAPCFDPTKGEAFRECGLHLDRSTA from the coding sequence ATGGCTAGTGACGACACAGTAGAGCTCAACTACAGGCACCAATTAGCTGTAGCCCGTCATGCTATCCAAAGCACCCTGGCAATCAGTTGCAAACCGATTGTCAGCACCAAGTTCTCTGAAGAATCTGCCATTTTCCTGCATCTGGTGAGCCAGGTTCAGCCCGGCATTGCGGTCATCTGGGTTGATACAGGCTACAACACACGCGCCACCCAGTCATTTGCAAGTGAGATAACAGAAAGGCTGGATATCAATCTGCATACCTTCGAGCCACTGGACCACACCATCATCATGCCACCGGCTCTGGATGATCCAGAGCATGCAGCCTTCTCCCGGGAGGTCAAGGTAGAACCCTTTCAACGCGCACTCAAAACATTGCGTGCCGATGCCTGGTTGAGCTCGATTCGCCGCTATCAGTCCACCCATCGCAAGTCCCAGCCCATGTTCCAGACCTTGTCTGACGGCATGCTGAAAACCTCACCGCTGCTGGACTGGACTGCCGAGACCATGACACGCTATCGGCTGGAAAACCAGCTACCTCTGGGAGCTCCCTGCTTTGACCCGACCAAAGGCGAAGCCTTTCGTGAATGCGGCCTGCATCTGGATCGCAGCACGGCCTGA
- a CDS encoding DUF1348 family protein yields MTTRPPLPPFTQDSAIQKVRLAEDGWNSRDAAKVALAYTTDTQWRNRSTFVTNRDEAQAFLAKKWESELEYRLIKELWLHGENRIAVRYAYEWHNTAGDWYRSYGNENWEFDDSGLMRYRYASINDLAIAEADRQYHWPLGRRPDNHPGLSELGL; encoded by the coding sequence ATGACTACTCGCCCACCCTTGCCACCCTTCACTCAAGACAGTGCCATTCAGAAAGTACGCCTGGCAGAAGACGGCTGGAATTCGCGCGACGCCGCTAAAGTAGCACTAGCCTATACCACGGATACTCAATGGAGAAATCGCTCCACGTTCGTCACCAATCGCGACGAGGCGCAGGCTTTTCTGGCAAAAAAATGGGAAAGTGAACTGGAGTACCGTCTCATCAAGGAGCTGTGGTTGCATGGCGAAAACAGAATTGCAGTTCGATACGCCTATGAATGGCACAACACGGCCGGCGACTGGTATCGCTCCTACGGCAACGAAAACTGGGAGTTTGATGACAGTGGCCTGATGCGCTATCGTTATGCCAGCATCAATGATCTGGCCATTGCCGAAGCCGACAGACAATACCACTGGCCACTGGGCCGTCGACCCGATAATCACCCCGGCTTGTCAGAATTGGGGCTCTAG
- a CDS encoding glutathione S-transferase family protein encodes MSKPIRIHTFPLSGHAHRVELFASLAGIAHELITVDLPNGAHKQADFLALNPAGQVPVIEDGDVVISDANAILVYLARKYAPAYLPQEPALEAQVQKFLTLAAGELAFGPAAARLITVFNAPLDAEFTQLISARLFDKLEAHLADRVFLVGETATIADVALYSYAAHAPEGYVSLEPYPHVRRWLQSIEALDGFKPMPATKAGLLA; translated from the coding sequence ATGTCCAAGCCAATTCGTATTCACACATTTCCTCTTTCCGGCCACGCACATCGCGTCGAGCTTTTTGCCAGTCTGGCCGGCATTGCGCACGAACTCATTACGGTAGATCTGCCTAATGGCGCCCACAAACAAGCTGACTTTCTGGCGCTCAACCCAGCTGGTCAGGTTCCCGTTATCGAAGATGGGGATGTCGTTATCAGTGATGCAAACGCCATCCTGGTCTATCTGGCAAGAAAGTACGCGCCCGCCTACCTGCCACAAGAACCGGCACTGGAAGCACAAGTACAGAAATTCCTGACACTGGCAGCCGGTGAGCTGGCGTTCGGTCCCGCCGCTGCCCGATTGATTACCGTGTTCAACGCCCCACTCGATGCCGAGTTCACCCAACTCATCTCAGCCCGCCTGTTTGATAAGCTTGAAGCGCATCTGGCCGATAGAGTGTTTCTGGTCGGTGAAACCGCCACCATTGCAGACGTTGCCCTGTATAGCTATGCCGCTCATGCTCCTGAAGGCTATGTTTCACTCGAGCCCTACCCGCATGTTCGCCGCTGGCTGCAAAGCATTGAAGCTCTGGACGGCTTCAAGCCTATGCCTGCAACCAAAGCTGGCCTGCTGGCCTGA
- a CDS encoding TRAP transporter large permease — protein MESEIILVLFGSFLALLFIGAPITVALGVSTLISFIYLGDNPIKFVQIAFTSVGSFPLMALPAFILAGALMEAAGLSRRLINVAESFAGPFTGGMSAATVFACLFFGAISGSGPATTAAVGMLMIPAMIDRGYSKGYASAITASSGGLGIVIPPSIPMIIFGIAALGMPPPPEAVEKFGVFQTVSIPKLFIAGFMPAFLIAGSLLVMNYILAKKHGYKGTSEGWEAREIWCELYRGFWALMAPVVILGGIYSGFFTPTEAAVVAIFYTLIVGTFIYREMTWKKLFTALETTTWLTGRVLLIMFTATVFGRLLVENQIPAVIAENMLSFTDNIYVIWTLIIFFLLFVGMFMETLATILILVPVMLPVAYSVGIDPVHFGVVMICTLGIGFQTPPLGENLFIASGISKISIEEISLKALPFAFINTIAIFIIAFVPQISLWLPRFFGY, from the coding sequence ATGGAAAGTGAAATCATTCTGGTCCTGTTCGGATCGTTTCTGGCCCTGCTGTTTATCGGTGCACCGATCACGGTAGCGCTGGGCGTGTCGACTCTCATATCCTTTATTTATCTGGGCGACAATCCGATCAAGTTTGTACAGATTGCCTTTACCTCGGTGGGATCATTTCCGCTGATGGCACTACCGGCATTCATACTGGCAGGTGCCTTGATGGAGGCGGCGGGTTTGTCCAGACGCCTGATCAATGTGGCAGAGAGTTTTGCCGGACCGTTTACCGGTGGCATGTCGGCGGCGACCGTGTTTGCCTGCCTGTTCTTTGGTGCCATATCAGGCTCAGGCCCTGCAACCACAGCGGCCGTTGGCATGCTGATGATCCCGGCGATGATCGATCGCGGTTACAGCAAGGGATACGCATCGGCCATCACCGCCTCATCAGGTGGTCTGGGCATTGTTATTCCACCCTCGATTCCCATGATCATTTTCGGTATTGCTGCTCTGGGTATGCCACCTCCACCGGAAGCTGTCGAGAAGTTCGGCGTATTCCAGACCGTCTCCATTCCCAAGCTGTTCATCGCCGGCTTCATGCCTGCATTCCTGATTGCAGGAAGTCTGCTGGTCATGAATTACATACTGGCCAAAAAGCATGGTTACAAGGGGACAAGCGAAGGTTGGGAAGCCCGCGAAATCTGGTGTGAGCTCTACCGCGGCTTCTGGGCATTGATGGCTCCTGTAGTCATCCTGGGGGGGATCTATTCCGGTTTCTTTACGCCTACTGAGGCAGCTGTTGTTGCGATTTTCTATACGCTGATTGTCGGTACGTTCATTTACCGGGAAATGACATGGAAAAAACTGTTTACCGCATTGGAGACCACCACATGGTTAACCGGTCGGGTGCTGTTGATCATGTTTACCGCAACGGTGTTTGGACGCTTGCTGGTAGAGAACCAGATTCCCGCAGTCATCGCTGAAAACATGCTGTCGTTTACCGACAACATCTATGTGATCTGGACTTTGATCATCTTTTTCCTGTTGTTTGTCGGCATGTTCATGGAGACTCTGGCGACCATTCTGATACTGGTGCCTGTCATGCTGCCTGTTGCCTACAGCGTCGGCATTGATCCGGTCCACTTTGGTGTGGTCATGATCTGTACGCTGGGTATCGGTTTCCAGACGCCTCCCCTGGGTGAGAACCTTTTCATCGCATCAGGAATATCGAAGATATCGATCGAAGAAATATCACTCAAGGCGCTGCCTTTTGCCTTTATCAATACGATTGCCATCTTCATCATCGCGTTCGTTCCACAGATATCTCTGTGGCTGCCTCGCTTTTTTGGTTACTAG
- a CDS encoding cupin domain-containing protein — MQTISFSNPPASQTQRRLADLPDRVVEGDPNHVTEIQYESPDKSLLAGSWTSTPGKWHAFTERDEFCFIVYGHCRLISDTGESNTYKGGDAFLIPNGFKGYWEVLEETRKHFVIRQY, encoded by the coding sequence ATGCAAACCATCTCATTTTCCAACCCACCCGCCTCGCAAACCCAGAGGCGCCTGGCAGATCTGCCTGATCGAGTTGTCGAAGGCGATCCGAACCACGTGACGGAAATTCAGTATGAAAGCCCGGACAAATCCTTGCTGGCTGGCAGTTGGACCAGTACCCCGGGGAAATGGCATGCATTCACCGAGCGAGATGAATTCTGCTTCATCGTCTACGGACACTGCCGCCTGATCAGCGACACCGGAGAGAGCAACACCTACAAAGGCGGCGATGCCTTCCTGATACCCAATGGCTTCAAGGGCTACTGGGAAGTGCTTGAAGAGACCCGCAAGCACTTCGTCATCAGGCAATACTGA